Proteins from a single region of Starkeya sp. ORNL1:
- a CDS encoding DUF3305 domain-containing protein, with protein MRSTALLVIPVGVVVERRAARSKWADYLWRPVSVLIGTPAAMPGTPIETTTGATLFYAGETAIELHRTETVYYRDNINSDAPMLWVVLQPVLSEFPYRVLSVTADPGEGEAFTDGGDNIVEALPMPADVLETVRQFIAEYHVERPFKKRRRTPSDALGPETDVGK; from the coding sequence ATGAGATCGACCGCATTGTTGGTAATTCCCGTCGGCGTCGTGGTTGAACGTCGCGCGGCAAGGAGCAAGTGGGCAGACTATCTGTGGCGCCCGGTATCAGTCCTGATCGGAACGCCCGCTGCTATGCCGGGGACGCCGATTGAAACCACTACCGGTGCGACGTTGTTTTATGCCGGTGAGACCGCGATCGAACTGCATCGCACCGAAACTGTCTATTACCGCGACAATATCAACTCCGACGCACCGATGCTGTGGGTCGTGCTGCAGCCGGTGCTTTCCGAGTTTCCGTACCGCGTGCTGTCTGTCACTGCTGATCCCGGCGAGGGAGAGGCCTTTACGGATGGTGGTGACAATATCGTGGAGGCGCTGCCGATGCCCGCGGATGTGCTCGAGACGGTCCGCCAATTCATCGCCGAATATCACGTCGAGCGGCCGTTCAAGAAACGACGCCGGACGCCTTCGGATGCGCTCGGTCCGGAAACGGATGTCGGCAAATGA
- a CDS encoding DUF3306 domain-containing protein yields the protein MSRTENFFSRWSRLKSEPEVGPGAVETSGVEAPPAIGDDEGASRETLVDSQPVDEPDPAFDPASLPPIESIEIGTDIRGFLQPHVPPELTRAALRRAWARDPSIRDFIGIAENQWNFNDPSSIFGFGPLRATDNLPALLAQALGRPEDIAERVIAASDAAPEANPVEGSAVRREPPPVAEAVTNTEADGSPGAVALEDSQVSVGEGMSRRRRPQGGALPR from the coding sequence ATGAGCCGCACCGAGAACTTCTTCAGCCGCTGGTCGCGACTGAAGAGCGAACCGGAGGTCGGGCCAGGGGCGGTGGAGACCTCTGGTGTCGAAGCGCCTCCCGCGATAGGCGATGATGAAGGCGCCTCTCGGGAAACACTCGTCGATTCCCAGCCTGTCGACGAGCCTGACCCGGCTTTCGATCCGGCCAGCCTGCCGCCGATCGAGTCGATCGAGATCGGCACCGATATTCGCGGCTTCCTGCAACCGCATGTTCCGCCGGAATTGACGCGGGCGGCGCTGAGACGAGCCTGGGCAAGGGATCCATCGATCCGGGATTTCATCGGCATTGCCGAAAATCAGTGGAATTTCAACGATCCGAGTTCAATCTTTGGCTTCGGTCCGCTGCGTGCCACCGATAATTTGCCGGCGCTGCTGGCGCAGGCACTCGGAAGACCCGAAGACATCGCGGAAAGGGTAATTGCGGCGTCGGACGCTGCTCCGGAGGCAAATCCTGTTGAAGGCTCTGCGGTTCGCCGAGAGCCGCCGCCAGTGGCTGAAGCCGTGACCAACACAGAGGCAGACGGATCTCCCGGCGCTGTCGCATTGGAAGACAGCCAGGTCTCGGTCGGGGAGGGGATGTCGCGCCGGCGGCGGCCGCAGGGCGGAGCACTGCCGAGGTGA
- a CDS encoding DUF6352 family protein, translated as MSTRRDFWLSSGHHLLDRNAEGRLVVTEEFLKAYLARPELVPPPEACDAERGLHQMLLRNPRAAITVLQIADIADADARENWEMMIAWRDHLVRHDTIEAAYLNLVRHNVVYPRIFIDQLVHLILRNLLDDCDDAFVLRASELFFRPQKVRLDGGQLTVSDDENTPCFNPHAASPLYSLLGMPAESGNETLCASNADSYWDRSDLFDFALDLRGGEPGAAAFILVLTRWISHLLAIDTVIDPLTELREAPLSWYVGLDAEATRIGDLLWRSGSIDDAARARLIALYRLIFVHPADMIESVRGEPVYVLMAVDEDGLLQMKPHNIINGLPIRSAELVK; from the coding sequence GTGAGTACGCGGCGTGATTTCTGGCTCTCCAGCGGCCACCATTTGCTGGACCGCAATGCCGAGGGGCGACTCGTGGTCACCGAAGAATTCCTGAAGGCTTATCTGGCGCGGCCGGAGCTGGTACCGCCGCCGGAAGCCTGCGACGCCGAACGCGGATTGCATCAGATGCTGCTTCGGAATCCGCGAGCGGCAATTACGGTATTGCAGATTGCCGATATCGCCGACGCCGATGCACGTGAAAACTGGGAGATGATGATTGCCTGGCGCGATCATCTGGTCCGGCACGACACGATCGAGGCCGCCTATCTCAATCTTGTCCGTCATAACGTGGTGTATCCGCGCATCTTCATCGACCAACTGGTTCATCTGATCCTGCGCAACTTGCTGGATGATTGCGACGACGCTTTCGTACTGCGCGCGAGCGAGCTATTTTTTCGTCCGCAAAAGGTTCGGTTGGATGGGGGACAACTGACCGTCAGCGATGACGAGAACACGCCGTGCTTCAACCCTCATGCAGCGTCACCGCTGTATTCGCTGCTTGGAATGCCAGCCGAGTCGGGAAATGAGACGCTCTGCGCCAGCAATGCTGATAGCTACTGGGATCGCAGTGACCTGTTCGACTTTGCGCTTGATCTGCGCGGCGGCGAGCCGGGCGCCGCGGCGTTCATCTTGGTGTTGACCCGGTGGATTTCCCATTTGCTGGCGATCGACACCGTGATTGATCCGCTGACGGAACTGCGCGAGGCACCGCTGTCCTGGTATGTCGGCCTCGATGCCGAGGCTACCCGGATCGGCGATTTGCTGTGGCGCTCCGGTAGCATCGATGACGCCGCGCGCGCGCGTCTGATCGCGCTTTACCGCCTGATATTCGTCCATCCAGCAGATATGATCGAGTCAGTCAGGGGCGAGCCGGTCTATGTCCTGATGGCCGTCGACGAAGATGGACTGCTGCAGATGAAGCCGCACAACATCATCAACGGATTGCCGATCCGTAGCGCGGAGTTGGTCAAATGA
- a CDS encoding DUF6505 family protein — protein sequence MKLLRTIRLDISDTFVFEQAAEPGEWAVSGAFMFARHNITELQGKARTAFRAGFLGVGSFGHSSLAQVVEASAQDRHELVGSLASQLIARCGAPDLTTAMPAAEEEVAFVESLCEHPDGLLIAVSRSCEETGIREVFRTLRPRADTDGHRPFQFVEVIGDDEAPEEHFDLTTLERGDRT from the coding sequence GTGAAGCTACTGCGCACCATCCGGCTGGATATTTCGGACACATTCGTGTTCGAACAGGCGGCCGAGCCTGGCGAGTGGGCGGTCTCCGGCGCTTTCATGTTCGCGCGACATAACATCACTGAACTGCAAGGTAAGGCGCGTACCGCATTTCGTGCCGGCTTTCTCGGCGTGGGATCGTTCGGCCATTCGTCGTTGGCACAAGTGGTAGAGGCCAGCGCGCAGGATCGCCATGAACTGGTTGGATCGCTCGCGTCCCAGCTCATTGCCCGCTGCGGCGCGCCCGATCTCACCACCGCCATGCCCGCGGCGGAAGAGGAGGTCGCCTTCGTTGAATCGCTGTGCGAGCATCCCGATGGATTGCTGATCGCGGTCTCGCGCAGCTGCGAAGAAACTGGGATTCGCGAAGTGTTTCGCACGCTGCGTCCGCGCGCCGATACCGATGGCCATCGACCGTTCCAGTTCGTCGAGGTGATCGGCGATGATGAGGCGCCCGAGGAACATTTCGACCTCACAACGCTGGAGCGCGGGGACCGGACGTGA